A region from the uncultured Sunxiuqinia sp. genome encodes:
- a CDS encoding universal stress protein has product MKTNLLLLDTLKNMETLITSGFALSNQLKRKLKIVYVLDFGWMRSGEFVGVATPDYQPNVAISEAQFRVDYEAAEAEMKKTVADLLKKIPQSVPYELEVAEISRLMVVNDTIEKEKDVILLMSNYNSYSGFVTGAISYPNIIEKVDCPVIIVPDDTSTFSMSNFLYATALHAEDLKAMRHLSDMVEGTENKNLTIFHNMETTDFDSILKWKGFKDMAKGSIKNFSPSFVHSHEKDVSKGLQKHLEENEPDVLVIMKEEKGFFEDLFSSSETHYVVTHFNKPVLVYHESNFK; this is encoded by the coding sequence ATGAAAACAAATTTATTACTATTAGACACGCTGAAAAATATGGAGACCCTTATCACATCAGGGTTTGCATTGAGTAACCAATTAAAACGAAAACTAAAAATCGTTTATGTCCTAGATTTCGGCTGGATGAGAAGTGGAGAGTTTGTTGGCGTAGCCACCCCAGACTATCAACCGAATGTTGCGATCTCGGAAGCTCAGTTCCGTGTAGATTATGAAGCAGCTGAAGCAGAGATGAAAAAGACGGTGGCAGACTTGTTAAAGAAGATACCACAAAGTGTTCCGTATGAACTAGAAGTCGCAGAAATAAGTCGGTTGATGGTTGTTAATGACACCATTGAAAAAGAGAAGGACGTTATTCTGCTTATGAGTAACTACAATAGTTATTCGGGCTTTGTAACGGGAGCAATCAGCTATCCAAACATCATCGAAAAAGTTGACTGCCCGGTCATTATTGTGCCGGATGACACGTCTACTTTCAGTATGAGTAACTTTCTATATGCAACGGCACTGCATGCTGAAGACCTGAAAGCTATGCGTCATTTATCTGACATGGTCGAAGGAACCGAGAATAAAAATCTCACTATTTTCCACAATATGGAAACGACTGATTTTGATTCTATTCTTAAATGGAAAGGATTTAAGGATATGGCAAAAGGCAGTATTAAAAACTTTAGTCCGAGTTTCGTTCATTCGCACGAGAAAGATGTGAGCAAAGGCTTACAAAAACACCTGGAAGAGAACGAGCCGGATGTTTTGGTTATTATGAAAGAGGAGAAAGGCTTTTTTGAAGATTTATTCTCATCTTCAGAAACCCATTATGTTGTTACTCATTTCAATAAACCTGTATTGGTTTATCATGAGTCCAACTTTAAATAA
- a CDS encoding YtxH domain-containing protein produces the protein MSKGTSALLGFVAGAATGALVGVLFAPERGDKTRKKIQKSVKRVSEDVTDTIGEKVDSLKDQVSEMIDQVKERTNDVEEKIKKEAKTSTAGK, from the coding sequence ATGAGTAAAGGAACAAGTGCCCTTTTAGGGTTTGTAGCAGGTGCCGCAACAGGCGCCTTAGTTGGAGTTTTATTTGCACCAGAAAGAGGAGATAAAACAAGAAAAAAAATTCAAAAAAGTGTAAAAAGAGTTTCGGAAGATGTCACAGATACGATCGGTGAGAAAGTTGACAGCTTGAAAGACCAGGTTAGTGAAATGATTGATCAGGTAAAAGAGCGGACAAACGATGTCGAAGAGAAGATTAAAAAAGAAGCCAAAACCTCAACAGCCGGGAAATAA
- a CDS encoding DNA starvation/stationary phase protection protein produces the protein MKTKEKTFVRLGFNKKDTSELIDQVNILISSYHVHYQKLRNFHWNVTGKDFFDLHEKFEELYNFSKVNIDDLAERVRVFGAFPTATLQEYLNNSKIKEPEGIQSPDEMVDHLLSDFEILLSQMINVLETANDIGDVSTIDLVNSMVKQTEKYYWMFTSWLEEK, from the coding sequence ATGAAAACTAAAGAAAAAACATTTGTAAGATTAGGATTCAACAAAAAAGATACCTCAGAATTAATTGATCAAGTAAATATACTAATATCAAGTTATCATGTACACTATCAGAAATTAAGGAACTTTCACTGGAATGTTACCGGTAAAGATTTTTTTGATTTGCACGAGAAATTTGAGGAACTCTATAACTTTTCAAAAGTTAATATCGATGATTTGGCAGAGCGGGTGCGCGTATTTGGTGCATTTCCAACTGCTACCCTTCAGGAGTACCTGAATAATTCAAAAATAAAAGAACCGGAAGGAATCCAGAGTCCTGATGAAATGGTCGATCATCTTTTATCCGATTTTGAAATTTTGCTTTCGCAAATGATCAATGTTTTGGAAACAGCCAACGATATTGGTGACGTTTCAACAATCGACCTAGTCAACTCGATGGTAAAACAGACCGAAAAATACTATTGGATGTTTACGTCGTGGCTCGAAGAAAAATAA
- a CDS encoding DNA topoisomerase IV subunit B: MTPNYDEGSIRTLDWQEHIRKRPGMYIGKLGDGTASDDGIYVLLKEVMDNSIDEFMMGYGKKIEVRVSNELVSVRDFGRGIPLGKLLDVASKMNTGAKYDSKVFKKSVGLNGVGIKAVNALSSEFTIRAFREGQLKEIIFSQGKVVEEKDLGSTDEPNGTQVEFVPDIDIFKSYRYHKDYVVNMMKNYSFLNAGLSIYYNGERFQSRNGLKDLLEENLDSGSLYPVIHLKGEDIEAAITHGNQYGEDYYSFVNGQHTSQGGTHLLAFREAIVKTIRDFYRKDFDPSDIRASIIAAISIKVEEPVFESQTKTKLGSKDIGPEGPSVRHHVVTFIQKELDNYLHKNQEVAEVLLKRIQESERERKAISGVKKLAKQRAKKASLHNKKLRDCRIHYNSKSDKKEDSSIFITEGDSASGSITKSRDVNTQAVFSLKGKPLNTYGLTKKVVYENEEFNLLQAALNIEESMEDLRYNQVIIATDADVDGMHIRLLLITFFLQFFPELVKKGHLFILQTPLFRVRNKKKTFYCYNEEERFKAIQKVGARPEITRFKGLGEISPDEFKNFIGPDIRLEPVQMKKHESVSQMLDFYMGKNTPDRQEFIIENLYVEKDELA, translated from the coding sequence ATGACTCCTAATTACGATGAAGGTTCGATAAGAACACTTGATTGGCAGGAACACATCCGGAAGCGCCCCGGAATGTATATCGGGAAACTTGGAGATGGAACTGCCTCTGATGATGGAATTTATGTCCTTTTAAAAGAGGTCATGGACAATTCAATTGATGAGTTCATGATGGGCTATGGGAAAAAAATTGAAGTGCGAGTTTCAAATGAACTCGTAAGTGTTCGTGATTTTGGAAGGGGTATTCCTCTTGGTAAGCTCTTGGATGTTGCTTCAAAGATGAATACCGGAGCAAAATATGATTCTAAAGTATTCAAAAAGTCAGTCGGGCTGAATGGAGTTGGTATTAAGGCTGTCAATGCGTTATCATCCGAGTTTACAATTAGAGCTTTTCGTGAAGGGCAGTTGAAAGAAATTATCTTTTCGCAAGGGAAAGTCGTTGAGGAAAAGGATTTGGGTAGCACCGATGAGCCTAACGGAACACAAGTTGAATTTGTACCCGATATCGATATTTTTAAGTCATACCGTTACCACAAAGACTATGTGGTAAATATGATGAAGAATTATTCTTTCCTGAATGCGGGTTTGTCGATCTATTATAATGGTGAACGCTTTCAGTCGAGAAATGGGCTGAAAGACCTGCTGGAAGAAAACCTTGATTCGGGGTCACTCTACCCGGTCATACACTTAAAAGGAGAAGATATTGAAGCTGCCATAACACACGGAAACCAATATGGAGAAGATTATTATTCGTTTGTAAATGGACAGCACACTTCGCAAGGAGGAACGCATTTGTTGGCTTTTCGCGAAGCTATTGTCAAAACAATTCGTGATTTTTATAGAAAAGATTTTGATCCATCAGATATCCGGGCGTCAATAATTGCAGCAATCAGCATTAAGGTTGAAGAGCCGGTCTTTGAGTCGCAGACTAAGACAAAGCTCGGATCGAAGGATATTGGTCCCGAAGGTCCCTCAGTTCGGCATCATGTAGTTACTTTTATTCAGAAAGAACTGGATAATTACTTGCACAAAAACCAAGAAGTTGCTGAGGTTCTACTAAAACGTATTCAAGAGTCGGAGCGGGAGCGAAAAGCTATTTCAGGAGTAAAAAAGTTAGCCAAACAAAGGGCGAAAAAGGCTAGTCTGCACAATAAAAAATTGCGCGATTGCCGTATTCACTACAATTCCAAAAGTGATAAAAAAGAAGACTCTTCTATTTTTATTACTGAGGGTGATTCAGCAAGTGGGTCGATCACAAAATCACGCGATGTAAATACACAGGCGGTTTTTAGTTTGAAGGGAAAGCCATTGAATACCTATGGCCTGACCAAAAAGGTGGTGTATGAAAATGAAGAGTTCAATTTATTACAGGCAGCCTTAAATATTGAGGAAAGCATGGAAGACTTACGATATAATCAGGTGATTATTGCAACCGATGCCGATGTAGATGGAATGCATATACGTTTACTATTAATCACTTTCTTTTTGCAGTTTTTTCCTGAGCTAGTGAAAAAAGGGCATTTATTTATTTTACAAACTCCGTTGTTTCGGGTTCGAAATAAGAAAAAGACATTTTACTGCTATAACGAGGAGGAACGGTTTAAAGCGATTCAAAAGGTAGGAGCAAGGCCTGAAATCACCAGATTCAAAGGACTTGGGGAGATCTCTCCGGACGAATTCAAAAATTTTATTGGCCCGGATATTCGACTGGAGCCAGTTCAAATGAAAAAGCACGAATCAGTTTCGCAAATGCTTGATTTTTATATGGGAAAGAATACTCCAGATCGGCAAGAGTTTATTATTGAAAATCTTTATGTTGAGAAAGATGAGTTGGCTTAG